The Arachis hypogaea cultivar Tifrunner chromosome 19, arahy.Tifrunner.gnm2.J5K5, whole genome shotgun sequence genome has a window encoding:
- the LOC112775038 gene encoding FRIGIDA-like protein 3: MEDTDSVATLIDSTSSKIKQLQKAFAELESYRAVTLNLKWKELEEHFHGLEKSLKRRFHELEDQEKEFENKVVKSREILEKREVAVCAKEQASLQKLQDKRDAAVFAIFNAREKHRKVSSKDLDIFPGGSQRTPGVVEKPVDSVSTPAEGNLEDVKLSPEGGNVDLLSYPELVKLCKEMDARGLHKFISDNRKNLAAIRDEIPHALGFAPNAACLVLDSLEGFYCAEASNQDVKKDANLLGLRRTCIMLMECLYVFLNNSDGVSNELSEDIKDRAKAVAEEWKPRLDALDVDAGNGNSLEAHAFLQLLACFDIASDFNEEEFSRFIPMVSRRRQTADLCRCLGLSEKMPGVIEVLVNSGRQIDAVNLAFAFNLTEQFSPTDLLKSYLKDAKKAASPSRCVNSSPTTQVEVNERELVALKSIIKCIEEHKLEEQYPLDPLMKRVVQLEKAKADKKRETEATKPQPKRPRANGVGYGPRVSNFPSDKASYPRAADRYPQYVFDRPYVYPGPTDNHCPPLMGSTTYNFTLSHGNYFGNGYQYQPTYLH; the protein is encoded by the exons ATGGAAGACACGGATTCAGTTGCTACACTGATAGATTCAACAAGTTCTAAGATAAAACAGCTCCAAAAGGCATTTGCTGAACTTGAAAGCTATCGAGCTGTTACACTTAACTTGAAATGGAAAGAGCTTGAGGAACATTTCCATGGACTTGAGAAATCATTGAAGAGACGCTTTCATGAATTGGAGGACCAAGAGAAAGAGTTTGAAAACAAAGTGGTGAAGTCTCGTGAAATATTGGAGAAGCGGGAAGTGGCTGTTTGTGCCAAGGAGCAAGCTTCTTTGCAGAAACTTCAAGATAAAAGAGATGCTGCTGTGTTTGCCATTTTTAATGCCCGAGAAAAGCACAGGAAGGTTTCATCAAAAGATCTGGACATTTTCCCCGGTGGGAGTCAACGGACACCTGGAGTGGTGGAGAAACCAGTGGATTCTGTTTCCACTCCTGCTGAAGGTAACTTGGAAGATGTAAAACTTTCTCCTGAAGGTGGAAATGTGGATCTATTATCTTATCCAGAGTTGGTAAAGCTATGTAAAGAAATGGATGCTAGAGGTCTTCACAAATTCATATCTGATAACCGTAAGAATCTTGCTGCTATAAGGGATGAAATACCACATGCATTAGGATTTGCTCCTAATGCTGCCTGTTTAGTTTTAGATTCTTTGGAAGGATTTTACTGTGCAGAAGCGTCAAATCAGGATGTAAAGAAGGATGCTAACTTATTGGGCCTACGCCGAACCTGTATCATGCTGATGGAATGTTTGTACGTTTTCTTGAACAACTCAGATGGTGTCTCTAATGAACTTTCAGAAGATATCAAGGACAGGGCAAAAGCAGTTGCTGAAGAGTGGAAACCCAGATTGGATGCTCTAGATGTGGATGCTGGCAATGGGAATTCCTTAGAGGCTCATGCATTTTTGCAACTTCTAGCATGTTTTGATATTGCCTCTGATTTTAACGAGGAGGAGTTTTCCAGGTTCATTCCAATGGTTTCTCGGCGTCGCCAAACTGCTGATTTGTGTCGTTGCCTTGGGTTGTCTGAGAAAATGCCTG GTGTGATTGAAGTATTGGTGAACAGCGGGCGGCAAATTGATGCAGTTAATTTGGCTTTTGCATTCAATCTTACAGAACAGTTTTCTCCCACGGATTTATTGAAGTCTTACTTGAAGGATGCCAAAAAAGCTGCATCTCCTTCCAGATGTGTTAACTCATCTCCCACTACACAG GTTGAGGTTAATGAGCGAGAACTGGTTGCCCTCAAGTCCATAATCAAGTGCATCGAAGAACATAAACTCGAGGAGCAGTATCCTCTAGATCCTCTCATGAAACGGGTGGTCCAACTCGAGAAAGCCAAAGCAGACAAGAAGAGGGAAACTGAAGCAACAAAGCCTCAACCGAAGAGACCCCGTGCTAATGGTGTGGGATATGGTCCGCGTGTTTCTAACTTCCCTTCTGACAAAGCCTCCTATCCTAGAGCCGCTGACAGGTACCCACAGTACGTATTCGACCGGCCTTATGTGTACCCTGGACCAACTGACAATCATTGCCCCCCTCTCATGGGGTCCACGACCTATAACTTCACCCTGAGTCATGGCAACTACTTTGGAAATGGCTATCAATACCAGCCAACATATCTCCATTAG
- the LOC112775183 gene encoding feruloyl CoA ortho-hydroxylase F6H1-3, whose amino-acid sequence MAPTRSMMMDSPSDLNEFVMIQGNGVKGLYEMGLKTLPKQYIQPLEERMSMMTNKVVPQESIPIIDMSNNNNNCDVEDAICYAAEKWGFFQVINHGVPTQVLENVKDATYRFYELAAEEKVKYTKENSPTKHVRYGSSFSPEAEKALEWKDYLSLFYVSEDEAIATWPYACRNEALEYMKKSEALIKRLLNILMKRLNVKEIDEIKEAVLMGSKRINLNYYPVCPNHDLTVAIGRHSDVSTLTILLQDQTGGLFVRTEDRCGWIHVPPIPGALVINIGDALQIMSNGRYKSIEHRVTANGSKTRVSVPIFVNPRPSDVIGPFLEVLASDGEKAKYKNVLYSDYVKHFFRKAHDGKMTIEYAKIT is encoded by the exons ATGGCACCAACAAGGTCTATGATGATGGATAGCCCCTCAGATCTAAATGAATTTGTTATGATCCAAGGAAATGGAGTAAAGGGTCTCTATGAAATGGGCCTAAAAACCCTTCCAAAACAATACATCCAACCATTAGAGGAGAGAATGAGCATGATGACCAATAAAGTTGTGCCTCAAGAATCAATTCCCATAATTGACatgtccaataataataataattgtgatGTGGAAGATGCAATTTGTTATGCAGCTGAAAAATGGGGATTCTTTCAAGTAATCAACCATGGTGTCCCCACACAAGTTCTTGAGAATGTGAAGGATGCAACTTATAGATTCTATGAGTTGGCAGCAGAGGAAAAAGTGAAGTACACAAAAGAGAATTCACCAACTAAGCATGTGAGGTATGGATCAAGCTTTAGCCCTGAAGCTGAGAAGGCTTTGGAGTGGAAAGATTATCTTAGTCTCTTCTATGTTTCTGAGGATGAGGCTATAGCTACATGGCCTTATGCATGCAG GAATGAAGCACTAGAATACATGAAGAAATCCGAAGCTTTAATCAAACGGCTTctaaatattttgatgaaaagaCTAAACGTGAAGGAAATTGATGAAATAAAAGAAGCAGTCTTAATGGGTTCAAAGAGGATCAACCTCAATTACTATCCAGTTTGCCCTAACCATGACCTAACTGTCGCAATAGGGCGCCATTCAGACGTCTCAACTCTAACCATTCTCCTTCAGGACCAAACCGGCGGTCTATTCGTTCGGACCGAGGATCGGTGTGGATGGATCCATGTGCCGCCAATCCCCGGAGCCCTAGTGATCAACATTGGTGATGCACTACAAATAATGAGCAATGGTAGATACAAGAGCATTGAGCATAGAGTTACAGCCAATGGGAGCAAGACTAGGGTTTCTGTgccaatttttgtaaaccctagaccTTCAGATGTTATTGGTCCTTTTCTTGAAGTTCTTGCTAGTGATGGGGAGAAGGCAAAGTACAAAAATGTTTTGTATTCAGATTATGTGAAACATTTCTTTAGGAAAGCTCATGATGGAAAGATGACAATTGAATATGCTAAAATAACTTGA